The Anastrepha ludens isolate Willacy chromosome 2, idAnaLude1.1, whole genome shotgun sequence genome contains a region encoding:
- the LOC128871858 gene encoding uncharacterized protein LOC128871858, with product MIKSNDCYTENEKLSNGEFLDLIPLLPLEDLLSTEYRLDSKWNRLIQLKDPSKNIYQCSVCNVVQSGIKNLFAHVDGKKHKIKMSSIKQLYQPKYTYGKNNIEKSISSNNNSMPGNPIRNISDGNIKNVSLNFSDKDKMPSPKIKGSINYNVMKSSMDVPILEPIQKTENTVSEKQYSPKESEKFSDKSEEPDVLPTVIAIDDYKEDCLAEEVKANSRAEDLDKHVHNEPPTKKIKMVLNPAAVYIKKVDETIKASNADDRKPKYQSNINILPTNIKHKEETCVALGHSSKPAFSTKKFSCNRFDDDLQGLVGVEYVVKINKPNHSQSKYECGLCEVIDDGLGMQNHLLGYNHRLKFCERHFPTALRQYRQYIRNVKPNEVYKVMTPILNRLAIGIEQHHGRDLPYECLENEFNINRLEILSKVFSSRHASEQNGPTFTHIIDSKEVDALISDLDKYQPPPNISKNISFDLRANATPFKFQNTVNRKRVNCNSYVDTGHEAQSYNSLLHRYDNVVVSGVQTLDIDTHKLMVDDFLKNTCKQAKPSSRPILNLCRPRPSSSRHISPVWKLSSKHKSLSPLRENNIGQAYRHFVDQKVMELNELFQIYRNDPETHPDYDQEWEMFWKRRKNELIVSGLDHRTYNYQPEWVRFFNIRIEELYNQAVENIKIDARERLYLPMSNENPLDEKMNDMRTDAGFEYDKHPIKELKFGIDEYTTKPQVVSVLRLLTALEAYLGSLGPKIVELLSKALQVEKNNPSQLDSLIMTSENCSLLETAMEKFKGIIITDILDDVKQKVLRKAVDQVRDLLYQNANRLKKSYSITNWAEIPKQNYISSQKQLFTAQVDKKELALKLSNLLAAQGKTDIDPIQLQKIISVYMLIEKKKQESLIISKGESGDLLNQKNICDQTSGNYSRFFEPSRSQGSTDSQFSVYNNKHTDIISSENLSNVTFRNSNHYNSNGSAIFANSYQQYMNSGGSQSRQQVDATTKNINWTTHAPKGQNKRNNKWNGNNSHWRKL from the coding sequence ATGATAAAAAGTAACGATTGCTATaccgaaaatgaaaaattgagcAATGGAGAATTTTTGGATCTCATACCCCTTCTACCACTTGAGGACTTGCTTTCAACTGAGTACAGATTGGATAGTAAGTGGAATCGGTTAATACAATTGAAAGATCCAAGCAAAAACATATATCAATGCTCTGTATGTAATGTGGTACAGtctggaattaaaaatttgtttgcccaTGTGGACGGcaaaaagcataaaattaaaatgagttCGATAAAACAACTTTATCAGCCAAAATATACATACGGAAAAAATAATATCGAAAAGTCGATAAGTTCAAACAATAATAGTATGCCAGGAAACCCTATTCGAAACATATCtgatggaaatattaaaaatgtgtccTTAAACTTTTCGGATAAAGATAAAATGCCTTCGCCAAAAATTAAAGGAAGTATAAACTATAACGTAATGAAAAGTTCCATGGACGTACCTATATTAGAACCAATACAAAAGACGGAAAACACAGTTTCGGAAAAACAGTATTCGCCAAAGGAGTCTGAAAAGTTTTCAGATAAATCAGAAGAACCTGATGTTTTGCCAACCGTCATTGCGATTGACGATTATAAAGAAGATTGTTTAGCCGAAGAGGTAAAAGCTAATAGTAGAGCTGAAGATTTAGATAAACATGTCCATAACGAGCCccctactaaaaaaattaaaatggtctTAAATCCCGCAGCTGTGTATATAAAGAAAGTAGATGAAACTATAAAAGCATCCAACGCAGATGATCGAAAACCTAAATATCAATCAAATATCAACATACTACCGACAAATATTAAACACAAGGAAGAGACATGTGTCGCATTGGGACATTCCAGTAAACCAGctttttccaccaaaaaatttagttgtaaTCGGTTTGATGATGACCTTCAAGGCTTAGTAGGAGTGGAATATgttgttaaaattaataaaccaaATCATAGCCAGTCGAAGTACGAATGCGGCCTTTGTGAGGTTATTGATGATGGATTAGGCATGCAAAACCATTTACTTGGTTACAATCATCGGCTTAAGTTTTGTGAAAGACATTTTCCCACAGCCTTACGTCAGTATCGTCAATATATACGTAATGTGAAACCCAATgaagtttacaaagttatgacaCCCATATTAAATAGGTTAGCGATTGGGATTGAGCAGCACCATGGTCGGGATTTACCATATGAATGTCTTGAAAATGAATTTAACATAAATCGACTCGAGATATTATCAAAAGTTTTTTCAAGTCGTCATGCTTCTGAGCAAAACGGACCTACTTTTACACATATAATTGATTCAAAGGAGGTCGATGCTTTGATATCGGATCTTGATAAATACCAGCCACCCcctaatatttctaaaaatatttcatttgatttacGTGCGAATGCAACtccatttaaatttcaaaatactgTAAATCGAAAACGAGTTAATTGTAATTCTTACGTAGACACTGGACATGAAGCACAATCGTACAATTCATTATTACACCGTTATGATAATGTTGTAGTATCTGGAGTTCAAACACTAGATATTGATACTCATAAACTTATGGTagacgattttttgaaaaatacttgcAAACAAGCAAAACCTTCATCGCGACCAATTTTAAATCTATGTAGGCCACGTCCTTCTTCTTCACGCCATATTTCACCAGTTTGGAAATTGAGTTCAAAGCATAAATCCCTTTCTCCATTACGTGAGAATAACATTGGGCAGGCATATCGGCACTTTGTTGATCAGAAAGTTATggaattaaatgaattatttcaaATCTATCGGAATGATCCCGAAACACATCCAGATTATGATCAAGAATGGGAAATGTTTTGGAAGCGGCGTAAAAACGAATTAATCGTGTCGGGATTAGATCATCGAACATACAATTATCAGCCAGAATGGGTaaggttttttaatattcgtaTTGAAGAGTTATATAATCAAGctgtggaaaatattaaaattgatgcgCGTGAAAGGTTATATTTACCTATGTCAAATGAAAATCCATTAGATGAAAAAATGAACGATATGAGGACTGACGCTGGTTTCGAATATGATAAACATCCGATAAAAGAGTTAAAATTTGGTATTGATGAATACACTACAAAACCGCAAGTAGTCTCGGTGCTTCGCCTACTTACAGCTTTAGAAGCCTATTTGGGTAGTTTAGGCCCGAAAATTGTAGAGCTCTTATCTAAAGCCCTTCAAGTAGAGAAAAATAATCCGTCTCAATTGGATTCCCTAATAATGACATCAGAAAACTGTAGTCTATTAGAAACTGCCATGGAGAAATTTAAAGGTATAATTATTACTGACATTTTAGATGACGTTAAGCAGAAAGTTTTGAGGAAAGCTGTAGACCAAGTAAGGGATCTATTATATCAAAATGCTAACAGATTGAAGAAATCTTATTCTATAACGAATTGGGCggaaattccaaaacaaaattacatttCCAGCCAAAAACAGCTGTTCACAGCACAAGTAGATAAGAAGGAGTTGGCATTGAAATTATCTAACTTGCTTGCTGCTCAAGGAAAAACTGATATTGATCCCATTcagcttcaaaaaattatatcagTTTATatgctaattgagaaaaaaaaacaagagtcTTTAATTATTTCCAAAGGCGAATCAGGAGATTTACTTAACCAAAAGAATATATGTGACCAGACATCAGGAAACTATTCGAGATTCTTTGAACCAAGTCGTTCACAAGGAAGCACAGATTCTCAATTTTCTGTATATAACAACAAACATACTGATATAATTTCAAGTGAAAACCTTAGCAATGTAACATTTCGTAACAGCAACCATTATAATAGTAACGGAAGTGCGATATTTGCAAATAGTTATCAACAATATATGAATAGCGGCGGATCTCAATCCAGACAACAAGTTGACGCAacgacaaaaaatattaattggaCTACCCATGCACCGAAAGGACAAAATAAGCGAAACAATAAATGGAATGGAAATAATTCGCATTGGAGAAAATTATAA